One part of the Prunus persica cultivar Lovell chromosome G5, Prunus_persica_NCBIv2, whole genome shotgun sequence genome encodes these proteins:
- the LOC18776079 gene encoding subtilisin-like protease SBT3.4 codes for MSSPSSVLAILCLLCFLNGQGMIAKVAENSQVHIVYLGERQHDNPKLLTDSHHDLLATIAGSKELASELMVYSYRHGFSGFAAKLTESQAQKLSELPGVVRVIPNSLHKLQTTRSWDFLGLSSQSPSNILHKSSMGDGVIIGVLDTGIWPESESFNEKGLGPVPSHWKGVCESGDRFNATKHCNRKIIGARWFIDGLLTEYGKPLNRSTEFLSPRDAHGHGTHTSSTAAGSFVTNVSYKGLGHGTIKGGAPNARLAIYKVCWKVLGGQCSSADILKAFDEAIHDGVDVLSLSIGSSIPLFSEVDERDGIATGSFHAVARGITVVCGAANDGPSAETVQNTAPWIITVAASTMDRSFPTSITLGNNKTFLGQAMFTGPEIGFASLIYPESKGLDPTAAGVCQSLSLNKTMVAGKVVLCFTTVSRRTAITSASAAVKEAGGVGLIVAKNPSDALYPCNEDFPCTEVDYEIGTRILFYIRSTRSPLVKLRPPKTFIGKPLSAKVAYFSSRGPNSITPAILKPDIAAPGVNILAATSPLDALGEGGYVMHSGTSMSTPHVAGIVALLKAMHPNWSPAAIKSALVTTAWRNGPSGLPIFAEGSPQKLANPFDFGGGIMNPNGAADPGLVYDIGKAGYMQYLCSRGYNNSAISRLVGQNTKCPIKKPSILDMNLPSITIPSLKNPITIKRSVTNVGAPESIYRATIETPFGTIVSVNPNALVFNSTVRKLDFTITISTIHRMNTGYYFGSLSWADGVHVVKIPLSVRTEFLQPYDANDD; via the exons ATGAGCAGCCCAAGTTCAGTACTTGCTATACTTTGCCTTCTCTGCTTTCTTAATGGCCAGGGAATGATAGCGAAGGTGGCTGAAAATAGCCAA GTACACATTGTTTATCTGGGAGAGAGGCAGCATGACAACCCCAAGTTGCTCACAGATTCACATCATGATTTGCTTGCCACCATAGCGGGAAG CAAGGAATTGGCCTCAGAATTAATGGTATACAGTTATAGACATGGTTTCTCTGGGTTTGCAGCCAAGCTCACAGAGTCTCAAGCCCAAAAACTTTCAg AGCTGCCTGGTGTTGTTCGAGTCATACCAAATAGTCTTCACAAGCTGCAAACAACTAGGAGTTGGGATTTTCTTGGCCTCTCTTCTCAATCCCCTTCCAATATTCTTCACAAGAGCAGCATGGGTGATGGAGTTATCATAGGTGTCCTTGACACAG GTATTTGGCCGGAGTCTGAATCATTCAATGAAAAAGGCCTGGGGCCAGTTCCATCCCACTGGAAGGGTGTATGTGAATCTGGAGACAGATTCAATGCTACAAAACACTGCAATAGAAAAATCATTGGAGCCCGCTGGTTCATTGATGGACTTCTTACCGAGTATGGAAAACCACTGAACAGGTCTACAGAGTTCTTGTCTCCCAGAGACGCACATGGACATGGTACTCACACTTCTAGCACTGCAGCTGGTTCTTTTGTGACCAATGTGAGCTACAAGGGCCTTGGTCATGGGACAATCAAAGGGGGTGCCCCAAATGCTCGGTTGGCCATTTACAAGGTTTGCTGGAAAGTGCTTGGAGGCCAATGCTCATCAGCTGATATATTGAAAGCTTTTGATGAAGCCATACATGATGGGGTTGATGTGTTGTCATTGTCAATTGGGTCTTCAATTCCCCTCTTCTCAGAGGTTGATGAGCGTGACGGCATTGCAACCGGTTCCTTTCATGCTGTGGCCAGGGGAATTACTGTTGTTTGTGGAGCAGCAAATGATGGACCTTCAGCTGAGACGGTTCAGAACACAGCGCCATGGATCATAACCGTAGCAGCAAGCACCATGGATCGATCATTTCCTACTTCGATAACTTTAGGAAATAACAAAACTTTCTTG GGACAAGCTATGTTTACAGGgccagagattggatttgcAAGCTTGATATACCCAGAATCCAAAGGGCTTGACCCTACTGCTGCCGG TGTGTGCCAATCCCTGTCACTTAACAAAACTATGGTAGCTGGAAAGGTGGTTCTTTGCTTCACTACAGTCAGTCGTAGGACAGCTATAACAAGTGCTTCAGCAGCTGTTAAAGAAGCCGGCGGTGTTGGCCTCATCGTAGCAAAGAATCCAAGTGACGCCTTATATCCATGTAATGAAGACTTCCCATGCACTGAAGTTGACTATGAAATTGGCACCCGAATACTGTTTTACATCCGGTCTACCAG ATCTCCTCTTGTAAAATTGAGACCTCCTAAAACATTTATTGGCAAGCCACTCTCAGCCAAGGTGGCTTATTTTTCATCTAGGGGGCCAAACTCCATTACACCTGCAATTCTTAAG CCAGATATAGCTGCCCCTGGTGTGAACATTCTGGCTGCAACTTCTCCACTTGATGCACTAGGGGAGGGTGGATATGTCATGCACTCAGGAACATCAATGTCAACTCCTCATGTCGCAGGCATTGTGGCTCTTCTCAAAGCAATGCATCCCAATTGGTCTCCGGCCGCCATTAAATCGGCACTTGTCACAACTG CATGGAGGAATGGCCCGTCTGGTTTACCTATCTTTGCAGAGGGATCGCCTCAAAAGCTGGCAAATCCGTTCGATTTTGGAGGCGGCATTATGAACCCCAATGGAGCAGCAGACCCTGGTTTAGTATATGACATAGGCAAAGCCGGCTACATGCAATATCTCTGTTCAAGGGGCTACAACAACTCTGCCATCTCTAGGCTTGTAGGGCAGAACACAAAATGTCCCATTAAGAAGCCCTCTATCCTTGACATGAACCTACCCTCCATAACCATACCAAGTCTCAAAAATCCCATCACAATAAAAAGAAGTGTAACAAATGTGGGAGCCCCTGAATCCATTTACAGAGCTACCATTGAGACTCCATTTGGTACAATTGTATCTGTAAATCCCAATGCTCTGGTCTTCAACTCTACAGTTCGAAAGCTGGATTTCACGATCACAATCTCCACGATCCACAGGATGAATACTGGATACTATTTTGGAAGCCTTAGCTGGGCTGATGGAGTGCATGTTGTAAAGATTCCTTTGTCTGTGAGGACAGAGTTTTTGCAACCTTATGATGCAAATGATGACTGA
- the LOC18776848 gene encoding subtilisin-like protease SBT3.5, which yields MASLLLKKMSNKVSVFVTFNIFLVLCTQNTMIRTVHANSKVHIVYMGEKHHHDPEVVTSLHHDMLASVLGSKEAAYDSMVYSYKHGFSGFAAKVTESQAQKIAELPGVIRVMPSHFYSLQTTRSWDYLGLSPSSPTNLLHDTNLGDGIVIGLLDTGIWPESKVFNDEGLGPIPNQWKGQCVSGESFNASADCNKKLIGAKWYIDGFLAENKQPFNTTDSPDFLSPRDVFGHGTHTSTIAGGSFVYNASYRGLGLGSVRGGAPRARLAMYKVCWNVPRGQCSSADILKAFDDAIHDGVDVISVSLGTQLPLFSEVDDRDTISIGSFHAVAKGIPVVCGAANEGPSAYTVENTAPWILTVAATTIDRSFPTPITLGNNLTILGQAIFAGKEVGFTGLVYPENPGLIPSLAGVCESLLLNNTPVAGNVVLCFTTVASRTPVATAVSSVRAAGGVGVIVAKSPGDVLGPCSNEFPCIEVDYELGTQILFYIRSTRSPTVKLSPSATLVGKPISTKVATFSSRGPNSIAPAILKPDIAAPGVSILAGSSPYDSFMDGGFALHSGTSMATPHVSGIVALLKALHSNWSPAAIRSALVTTAWKTDPFGEPIFAEGSPQKVANPFDYGGGLVNPNKAADPGLIYDMGTEDYIKYLCAVGYNTSAISQLVGQTTACSMVKPSVLDVNLPSITIPNLRENITLTRSVTNVGPVNSVYKANIDPPPGISVAVRPETLVFNSTIKTISFTVAVSTTHQVNTGYYFGSLTWTDGEHLVTSPISVRTQIIQYYTDGN from the exons ATGGCTTCTCTTttattgaagaagatgagcaaCAAAGTTTCAGTGTTTGTgacatttaatattttcttagtGCTCTGTACCCAAAACACTATGATTAGGACGGTCCATGCCAATAGTAAA gTTCACATAGTCTATATGGGTGAAAAGCATCACCATGATCCTGAGGTTGTAACCAGTTTGCATCACGACATGCTGGCCTCAGTTTTAGGGAG CAAAGAAGCCGCTTATGATTCTATGGTGTACAGTTACAAGCATGGATTCTCCGGTTTCGCAGCTAAAGTCACAGAATCTCAAGCTCAGAAGATTGCAG AGTTACCTGGAGTTATCCGGGTTATGCCCAGTCACTTTTATTCTCTGCAAACAACTAGGAGTTGGGATTATCTTGGCCTCTCTCCTAGTTCTCCCACTAACCTTTTGCATGACACAAACTTGGGAGATGGAATTGTCATTGGCCTTCTGGACACAG GTATATGGCCAGAGTCAAAGGTATTCAATGATGAAGGGCTTGGACCAATCCCAAACCAATGGAAAGGTCAGTGTGTATCTGGAGAGAGTTTCAATGCCTCAGCAGATTGTAACAAAAAACTTATAGGAGCAAAATGGTACATTGATGGTTTCCTTGCTGAGAATAAGCAGCCATTCAACACCACTGACAGCCCAGATTTCTTGTCCCCAAGAGATGTTTTTGGACATGGAACACACACATCTACCATTGCTGGTGGCTCTTTTGTGTACAATGCCAGCTACAGAGGCCTTGGCCTGGGATCAGTAAGAGGTGGAGCGCCCCGCGCTCGCTTGGCGATGTATAAAGTGTGCTGGAATGTGCCAAGGGGGCAGTGCTCATCTGCTGACATATTGAAAGCTTTTGATGATGCAATTCATGATGGAGTTGATGTTATATCAGTATCTCTTGGCACCCAACTTCCTCTGTTTTCAGAGGTTGATGACCGCGATACGATTTCCATTGGTTCGTTCCATGCTGTGGCCAAGGGTATACCTGTTGTTTGTGGAGCTGCAAATGAGGGGCCTTCTGCATACACAGTTGAAAACACAGCACCATGGATCTTAACCGTAGCAGCTACTACAATTGATCGATCCTTTCCTACACCTATTACACTTGGGAACAACTTAACCATTCTG gGTCAAGCCATTTTTGCAGGAAAAGAAGTTGGTTTTACTGGTTTGGTATACCCAGAAAACCCAGGACTTATCCCTTCACTAGCTGG CGTCTGCGAGTCCCTTTTACTTAACAACACACCGGTGGCTGGAAATGTAGTTCTCTGCTTCACAACAGTGGCCAGTAGAACTCCAGTAGCAACTGCGGTCTCCAGTGTTAGGGCAGCTGGTGGGGTTGGGGTTATTGTTGCCAAATCTCCTGGTGATGTCTTAGGTCCATGTAGCAATGAGTTCCCATGCATTGAAGTAGACTATGAGCTTGGCACTCAGATACTATTCTACATCCGTTCCACCAG ATCTCCAACCGTAAAATTGAGCCCTTCTGCAACACTGGTTGGGAAGCCTATATCAACCAAGGTTGCCACTTTTTCATCTAGAGGGCCTAACTCCATTGCTCCAGCCATACTCAAG CCAGACATAGCCGCTCCCGGTGTGAGCATATTAGCTGGCAGTTCTCCCTATGATTCTTTCATGGATGGAGGATTTGCCTTGCATTCAGGAACATCAATGGCAACTCCTCATGTCTCAGGCATTGTGGCACTTTTGAAAGCATTGCACTCCAATTGGTCCCCTGCTGCAATAAGATCGGCCCTAGTAACAACAG CATGGAAGACGGATCCATTCGGAGAGCCTATCTTCGCTGAGGGGTCACCCCAGAAGGTTGCTAATCCATTTGATTATGGAGGAGGCCTTGTGAACCCAAACAAGGCAGCAGACCCTGGTCTCATATATGACATGGGCACAGAAGACTACATTAAGTACCTTTGTGCTGTTGGCTACAACACCTCAGCCATCTCTCAACTTGTTGGACAAACCACAGCTTGTTCCATGGTCAAGCCTTCTGTTCTGGATGTGAACCTGCCTTCCATTACAATTCCAAATCTGAGAGAAAATATTACACTCACCAGAAGTGTCACAAATGTTGGTCCAGTCAACTCAGTATACAAAGCTAACATAGACCCTCCACCTGGCATCAGTGTAGCTGTTAGGCCTGAGACTTTGGTCTTCAACTCCACCATTAAAACAATCTCTTTCACTGTTGCAGTTTCCACCACCCACCAAGTGAACACAGGATACTACTTTGGAAGCCTCACTTGGACAGATGGGGAGCATTTGGTGACAAGTCCCATATCTGTTAGAACACAAATCATTCAGTATTATACAGATGGCAATTGA
- the LOC18776956 gene encoding subtilisin-like protease SBT3.9, producing the protein MQGWLAFKVYTIPVENFQSFRVFHFLMDSKTRRDWICTKKNYSLVVLALCLLQHYLHVSIILVEATSEVHIVYLGEKKNDDPASTKKFHHQMLTTLLGSKEAAYRSIIYSYKHGFSGFAARLTESQAEAIAEFPGVVQVIRNRIHKLHTTRSWDFIGIHQHSSGNLLTKSMGKGTIIGLIDSGVWPESKSFNDEGMDPIPTHWKGICQQGEHFNSTNCNRKIIGARWFRKGAIEHFKNLNRTNTVVDFRSPRDGIGHGTHTASTAAGYFVKRANYRGLASGLARGGAPLAHLAIYKACWAFEGCTDADLLKAFDKAIHDGVDILSLSVGNVTPLFSYVDQRDSIAIGSFHATTKGITVVCSAGNDGPISQTIVNTAPWLITVAATTIDRVFPTAITLGNNHTLWGQSIDIEKHKHGFVGIIYSERIALDRTNDSAKDCQPGSLNATLASGKIVLCFSKSDQQDIESASNTVQEAGGVGLIFAQFPNDGLASCDIPCIRVGYEVGTQILSYIRKARFPIAKLSDPKTVIGKWASPRVASFSARGPSSMTPEVLKPDIAAPGVDIIAAFRPRDTKHSNGYALLSGTSMACPHVAGIAALIKSAHPNWSPSAIKSALVTTASQTGTDGTSISAEGLTRKEADPFDIGGGHVDPNKAIDPGLIFDASTEDYIKFLCSLGYSIASITRLAKTNINCITKTNGVNLNLPSITIPNLKRTATVTRTVTNVGHINSKYKALVQAPPGIKMTVEPQTLSFNITTQILPFKVIFFTTQKLHGDYKFGSLTWTDGEHLVRSPIAIRVIGFESYNDV; encoded by the exons ATGCAGGGATGGCTGGCTTTTAAAGTGTACACAATACCTGTAGAAAATTTCCAGAGTTTTCGAGTCTTCCATTTTTTGATGGATTCCAAAACGAGAAGAGACTGGATatgtacaaaaaaaaactactcTCTTGTTGTTCTTGCTCTTTGTTTACTTCAACACTATCTCCATGTCTCAATAATACTTGTTGAGGCCACAAGCGAA GTGCACATTGTATATttgggagagaaaaaaaatgatgatcCTGCATCGACAAAAAAGTTTCATCATCAAATGCTAACCACCTTGCTAGGAAG caaAGAAGCTGCATATAGATCCATTATATACAGCTATAAGCATGGCTTTTCTGGATTTGCTGCAAGGTTAACAGAATCTCAGGCAGAAGCAATTGCAG AGTTTCCTGGAGTTGTCCAAGTGATTCGAAATCGCATTCACAAGCTCCACACTACCAGAAGTTGGGATTTTATTGGGATCCATCAGCACTCATCGGGAAATCTTTTAACAAAGAGCATGGGCAAAGGAACTATCATTGGTTTAATAGATTCAG GTGTTTGGCCAGAGTCTAAAAGTTTTAATGATGAAGGCATGGATCCTATCCCAACACATTGGAAAGGAATTTGTCAGCAGGGAGAGCACTTTAACTCCACCAACTGCAACCGAAAAATTATTGGTGCTCGCTGGTTTAGAAAAGGCGCAATTGAACATTTTAAAAATCTTAACAGAACCAACACTGTGGTGGACTTTCGGTCACCAAGGGATGGAATTGGACATGGCACTCATACAGCTTCCACAGCAGCTGGCTACTTTGTCAAGAGAGCCAACTACAGAGGACTAGCTTCAGGGTTAGCCAGAGGAGGAGCACCTCTTGCTCACTTAGCAATTTACAAGGCTTGCTGGGCCTTTGAAGGATGCACTGATGCTGATCTTCTAAAGGCATTTGACAAGGCCATTCATGATGGCGTGGACATCCTATCTCTTTCTGTAGGCAATGTGACTCCTTTGTTCTCTTACGTTGATCAGCGTGATTCAATTGCAATTGGTTCCTTCCATGCAACCACAAAAGGGATTACAGTTGTTTGCTCAGCAGGAAATGATGGCCCTATCTCACAAACCATTGTGAACACTGCACCATGGCTCATAACTGTAGCAGCCACCACAATAGACAGGGTCTTCCCAACAGCCATTACACTTGGAAATAACCACACTCTTTGG GGCCAATCTATTGACATTGAAAAACATAAGCATGGATTTGTTGGCATCATATACTCCGAACGCATAGCTTTAGACCGGACAAATGATTCAGC CAAGGATTGTCAGCCTGGAAGTCTCAATGCAACATTAGCCTCAGGGAAAATAGTACTTTGTTTCTCAAAATCAGATCAGCAGGACATAGAGTCTGCATCAAACACCGTGCAGGAAGCCGGAGGGGTTGGACTGATATTTGCGCAGTTTCCCAATGATGGGCTCGCGTCATGCGATATTCCATGCATCAGAGTAGGTTATGAAGTAGGGACACAAATACTTTCCTACATCAGAAAAGCACG GTTTCCAATTGCAAAGCTCAGTGACCCAAAAACTGTTATTGGGAAATGGGCCTCTCCTCGAGTTGCCTCTTTCTCAGCTAGAGGACCTAGTTCCATGACACCAGAAGTTCTGAAG CCTGACATAGCTGCACCGGGCGTAGACATCATAGCTGCATTTCGACCACGTGACACAAAACATAGCAACGGTTATGCGCTGCTATCAGGAACTTCAATGGCATGCCCTCATGTTGCAGGGATAGCAGCTCTCATCAAATCTGCACATCCAAATTGGTCTCCTTCAGCAATAAAATCAGCTCTAGTCACCACTG CTTCCCAGACTGGAACAGATGGAACAAGCATTTCAGCCGAAGGCCTAACCCGCAAGGAAGCTGACCCTTTTGACATAGGCGGTGGCCATGTTGATCCCAACAAGGCAATCGATCCGGGGCTCATTTTCGATGCTAGTACAGAAGATTACATCAAATTTCTCTGCTCCCTTGGTTACAGCATTGCCTCAATTACCAGATTAGCCAAGACCAATATAAACTGCATAACAAAAACCAATGGGGTGAACCTCAACCTCCCTTCCATCACAATTCCAAACCTCAAAAGGACAGCAACTGTGACAAGAACAGTGACAAATGTGGGGCACATAAACTCAAAGTACAAGGCATTGGTGCAGGCTCCTCCTGGCATAAAAATGACAGTTGAGCCTCAAACTTTAAGTTTCAATATAACCACTCAAATTCTTCCCTTCAAAGTCATCTTCTTCACAACTCAAAAGTTGCATGGAGATTACAAGTTTGGGAGCCTAACATGGACAGATGGAGAGCATCTTGTCAGGAGCCCCATAGCAATTCGTGTGATCGGATTTGAATCATATAATGATGTATGA
- the LOC18775953 gene encoding beta-carotene hydroxylase 2, chloroplastic, whose product MEDQKQSTHLENCTERAQEAADSQNPIVIPSVRVAEKLSRKKSERFTYLVAAVMSSFGITSMAVMAVYYRFYWQMEGGNVPLSEMLGTFALSVGAAVGMEFWARWAHKALWHAYGICTSLTTQTQRRSIRA is encoded by the exons ATGGAGGACCAAAAGCAGAGTACCCATCTTGAGAATTGCACAGAAAGAGCCCAAGAGGCTGCTGATTCTCAGAACCCAATTGTAATACCGTCCGTACGTGTGGCTGAGAAGTTGTCCAGGAAGAAATCGGAGAGGTTCACTTATCTTGTTGCTGCGGTGATGTCCAGTTTTGGTATTACTTCCATGGCTGTCATGGCTGTTTATTACAGATTTTACTGGCAAATGGAG GGTGGGAATGTGCCTTTGTCTGAAATGTTGGGTACATTTGCTCTATCTGTTGGTGCTGCT gtgggaATGGAGTTTTGGGCAAGATGGGCTCATAAAGCTCTCTGGCACGCTTATGGCATATGCACGAG TCTCACCACACAGACCCAGAGAAGGTCCATTCGAGCTTAA
- the LOC18775725 gene encoding histone H4 → MSGRGKGGKGLGKGGAKRHRKVLRDNIQGITKPAIRRLARRGGVKRISGLIYEETRGVLKIFLENVIRDAVTYTEHARRKTVTAMDVVYALKRQGRTLYGFGG, encoded by the coding sequence ATGTCAGGGAGAGGAAAGGGAGGAAAAGGGTTGGGAAAGGGTGGGGCGAAGAGGCACAGGAAGGTGCTGAGGGATAACATCCAAGGCATCACCAAGCCCGCCATTCGAAGACTTGCTCGTAGAGGCGGAGTGAAGCGCATCAGCGGCCTCATCTACGAAGAAACCAGAGGGGTTCTCAAGATCTTCTTGGAGAATGTGATTCGCGATGCTGTGACTTACACTGAGCACGCCAGGAGGAAGACGGTGACTGCCATGGATGTGGTCTATGCTCTCAAGAGGCAGGGACGAACCCTCTATGGTTTCGGAGGTTAA
- the LOC18777356 gene encoding putative RING-H2 finger protein ATL61, translated as MGLPCVCLKMPKWRISFRTLLNLLQYFKVMVILALSHLGLLKPSEQITESATDSLEEHHHPNPNNYVLVLDRMCPSIVPVPIHVLTAYIKRRLPVVEFGQVLERYTKHAGEDTVCYICLEYIEGSHEVREQCNCDHVFHRECLDSWVNQGQLTCPLCRAMLFSPKSERTSCGGNPWTMDRDAYLDRLDFIVR; from the coding sequence ATGGGGCTCCCTTGTGTTTGTTTAAAGATGCCGAAATGGCGCATAAGCTTCAGGACACTTCTAAACCTGCTTCAATATTTCAAGGTCATGGTGATACTGGCACTTAGCCATCTGGGTCTGCTCAAGCCTTCAGAACAGATAACTGAGTCAGCTACTGACTCGCTGGAAGAACATCATCATCCGAATCCAAACAATTACGTTCTTGTGTTGGATCGTATGTGCCCGTCGATAGTCCCCGTCCCAATTCATGTTCTAACTGCATATATCAAGAGGAGGCTTCCAGTAGTGGAGTTTGGTCAAGTTCTTGAGAGATACACAAAGCATGCAGGTGAGGACACAGTGTGCTATATATGCTTGGAGTACATAGAGGGAAGCCATGAGGTGAGGGAACAGTGCAACTGTGATCATGTGTTTCATAGGGAGTGTCTAGATAGTTGGGTTAACCAGGGCCAGCTGACCTGCCCTTTGTGCAGAGCTATGTTGTTTTCACCCAAGAGCGAAAGAACGAGCTGCGGAGGAAATCCATGGACAATGGATAGGGATGCTTACTTGGATAGGTTAGATTTCATTGTGAGATGA
- the LOC18777758 gene encoding 50S ribosomal protein L11, chloroplastic, protein MASSVSSCHHVLSSFSSKKSSNPNNVKSQLSSSLWGSPISISSLFSSNLNTSLQFQTRRRLSVIAMAPPKAKPGGKSKKVIGMIKLALEAGKATPAPPVGPALGSKGVNIMAFCKDYNARTADKAGYVIPVEITVYDDKSFTFILKTPPASVLLLKAAGVEKGSKDPQLEKVGKVTIDQLRTIAQEKLPDLNCTTIESAMRIIAGTAANMGIDVDPPVLEPKKKEVLL, encoded by the exons ATGGCGTCCTCCGTGTCTTCCTGTCACCATGtcctttcctctttctcttcaaaGAAGAGCAGCAACCCAAACAATGTGAAAAGTCAGCTCTCTTCTTCGCTTTGGGGCTCTCCCATAAGCATAAGCAGCTTGTTCTCTTCAAACCTCAACACGTCCCTGCAATTCCAAACTCGGAGACGTCTCAGTGTCATCGCCATGGCTCCCCCAAAAGCCAAGCCCGGTGGAAAATCCAAGAAGG TGATTGGAATGATAAAGCTGGCATTGGAGGCCGGAAAGGCCACACCCGCTCCACCAGTTGGCCCTGCTCTGGGTTCTAAGGGTGTCAATATCATGGCTTTTTGTAAGGATTACAATGCCAGGACAGCGGACAAGGCTGGTTATGTCATTCCAGTTGAAATCACCGTCTATGAT GATAAGAGTTTCACTTTCATATTGAAGACCCCACCTGCTTCGGTTTTGCTGCTTAAGGCCGCAG GAGTGGAGAAAGGTTCAAAAGACCCACAGCTGGAGAAGGTGGGAAAGGTCACCATTGATCAGTTGCGTACAATTGCACAAGAAAAGCTGCCAGACTTGAATTGCACAACTATAGAATCAGCAATGAGAATTATAGCAGGCACTGCAGCTAATATGGGGATCGACGTCGATCCTCCTGTTCTAGAACCGAAAAAGAAGGAAGTTCTGCTGTAG
- the LOC18776413 gene encoding metal tolerance protein A2: protein MEVQNSGHAHIIEVSGDVPAIETSLGVRKICGEGPCGFSDAKTSSKDAQERSASMRKLLIAVILCVIFMSVEVVGGIKSNSLAILTDAAHLLSDVAAFAISLFSLWASGWEATPRQSYGFFRIEILGALVSIQMIWLLAGILVYEAINRLVNKTGEVKGSLMFVVSAFGLVVNIAMALLLGHNHGHGHGHGHGHGHGHGDHHHSNEDHDGTHSHGITVTTHAHHHVVHSNHDHTEPLLKPGCEGEKKPEVKKTKQQNINVQGAYLHVLGDSIQSIGVMIGGGIIWYKPEWKIIDLICTLVFSLIVLATTIRMLRNILEVLMESTPREIDATKLEKGLCEMDEVVAIHELHIWAITVGKVLMACHVIVKSDANADMVLEKVIDYIKREYNISHITIQIERQ, encoded by the coding sequence ATGGAAGTGCAAAATTCTGGGCATGCGCATATAATTGAAGTATCTGGAGATGTGCCAGCTATAGAGACAAGCCTGGGTGTGAGAAAGATTTGTGGGGAAGGACCTTGTGGATTTTCAGATGCTAAAACCAGTTCCAAAGATGCACAGGAACGGTCGGCATCCATGCGGAAGCTTTTGATAGCAGTTATACTTTGTGTTATTTTCATGAGTGTGGAAGTTGTTGGGGGTATTAAATCCAACAGTCTTGCAATTCTGACTGATGCTGCTCATCTATTGTCAGATGTTGCAGCATTTGCAATATCTCTGTTTTCGCTTTGGGCATCAGGATGGGAGGCAACACCTCGTCAGTCTTATGGCTTCTTCAGGATTGAAATCTTAGGTGCTCTTGTTTCCATCCAGATGATTTGGCTTCTTGCTGGGATCCTTGTTTATGAAGCCATTAATAGACTTGTCAACAAGACTGGTGAAGTTAAGGGCTCTCTCATGTTTGTTGTTTCTGCATTTGGTTTAGTGGTTAACATTGCCATGGCACTCTTATTGGGTCATAATCATGGGCATGGGCATGGGCATGGACATGGACATGGTCATGGGCACGGTGATCATCATCACAGTAATGAGGATCATGATGGTACACATAGCCATGGGATTACTGTGACGACACACGCTCACCATCATGTGGTGCACTCCAATCATGATCACACGGAACCTCTGCTCAAGCCTGGCTGTGAAGGCGAAAAGAAACCAGAAGTTAAAAAGACGAAGCAACAAAATATCAACGTGCAGGGGGCTTATCTTCATGTACTTGGGGATTCCATTCAGAGTATCGGAGTGATGATTGGTGGAGGAATTATATGGTACAAGCCTGAGTGGAAGATTATTGATCTGATATGCACCCTTGTATTTTCATTGATTGTGCTGGCGACAACAATCAGGATGCTGCGAAATATTTTGGAGGTTCTGATGGAGAGCACTCCTAGAGAGATTGATGCCACAAAGCTTGAGAAGGGCCTCTGTGAGATGGATGAGGTAGTTGCCATTCACGAACTGCACATATGGGCCATAACTGTTGGCAAGGTGTTAATGGCTTGCCATGTTATCGTGAAGTCAGATGCTAATGCTGACATGGTACTTGAAAAGGTTATAGACTATATCAAGAGAGAATATAATATCAGTCATATAACCATTCAGATAGAGCGTCAGTAG